In the Ornithodoros turicata isolate Travis unplaced genomic scaffold, ASM3712646v1 ctg00000850.1, whole genome shotgun sequence genome, one interval contains:
- the LOC135375283 gene encoding uncharacterized protein LOC135375283 gives MNQQLNGAVRKQHISGDTRITEGLLNAPFPSQNRRDVAFEKEVLKVLHMLKVTQQAQSEQLSAILHSLSSAAEEAESQRALPMPFRRLSDFLQFEEDLADSDTKRSQLRKFIRSVGGGNPRELTFRFLSRLLGYSVGKEYSLFGNKGKRKFSNLTTWTIMLNYMTETKGATVKEVEQATMSWLRHAPEACHREEQKAAMEQD, from the exons ATGAACCAACAGTTAAACGGAGCTGTAAGAAAACAACATATTTCAGGTGACACAAGAATTACAGAAGGTCTACTGAACGCACCTTTTCCGTCGCAGAACAGGCGTGACGTCG cgTTCGAGAAAGAGGTGCTGAAGGTCCTGCACATGCTTAAGGTGACACAACAAGCTCAAAGTGAGCAGCTCTCTGCAATACTCCACAGCTTAAGCTCTGCAGCTGAAGAAGCAGAATCACAAAGGGCTCTGCCCATGCCATTCAGAAGGCTCTCAGATTTTTTGCAGTTTGAGGAGGACCTGGCAGACAGCGACACAAAGCGAAGCCAGTTG AGAAAGTTCATCCGATCTGTTGGAGGTGGCAACCCACGAGAGCTGACATTCCGGTTCCTATCACGCCTCTTGGGATACAGTGTTGGGAAAGAGTACAGCTTGTTCGGAAATAAAGGAAAGAGGAAGTTCAGCAATCTTACCACATGGACTATCATGCTCA ACTATATGACAGAAACTAAGGGAGCTACAGTGAAAGAGGTCGAGCAAGCTACGATGTCCTGGCTCCGACATGCGCCGGAGGCTTGTCACCGTGAAGAGCAGAAGGCTGCAATGGAACAGGACTGA
- the LOC135375282 gene encoding uncharacterized protein LOC135375282 yields the protein MPYDEDRETDSECNSYVPPRPPTPPTYMDLSGSGTTNLGTIPVDAGPPTAVQASQVTRSHVEHALSEARQRARSWREPPRSYTNTAMRGAGAASWDTFPVYSEGNFSKFLFRT from the exons ATGCCTTATGATGAGGACAGGGAAACAGATTCAGAGTGCAACAGCTATGTACCTCCAAGACCACCTACACCCCCAACGTACATGGATTTGTCTGGCTCTGGAACCACAA ACCTCGGAACCATACCAGTTGACGCAGGGCCACCCACCGCTGTACAGGCATCACAAGTGACAAGAAGTCACGTCGAGCACG ctCTAAGTGAAGCTAGGCAGAGAGCCCGCAGCTGGAGAGAGCCCCCACGTAGCTACACTAATACAGCCATGCGGGGGGCAGGCGCCGCATCTT GGGATACCTTTCCTGTGTACAGTGAAGGGAACTTTAGTAAGTTTTTGTTTCGCACTTAG